The Sphingopyxis sp. YR583 sequence CAACAAGTTTGTGATGCCCGGCGACCGTGAGGTCGGGGCGATCCTCGCCGCGCACGCGAACCTGCCGACGCAGCACCTAGACTGGGTGCTCGAGGGCGGCGGCATCGACGTCGACGGCACCGGCCTGTGCGTGACCACCGAGGAATGCCTGCTCAACACGAACCGCAATCCGGCACTGACGCACGAGGATATCGCGGCGCGGCTGCACCAGTCGCTTGGGATCGACCGGATTTTGTGGCTTGGTAACGGGCTGGTCGGCGATCACACCGACGGCCATGTCGACAATCTCGCGCGCTTCGTCGGCGAAGGGCGCCTCGCGCTGCCCGTCGCGGCGGGATCGGATGACCCCAATGCGCATATCTATGCCGATGCCCGCGCCCGCGCCGCAGCGTTCGGCGGGATCGAGATCGTCGACCTCCCCTCGCCCGGCCGCGTGGAGATCGACGGCGAGATCGCGGCGGCGAGCTATATGAATTTCTATATCGGCAACAGCACCGTGGCGGTGCCGACCTATGGCGTTCCCAACGATCAGGCCGCGGTCGAAACGCTCTCCGCGCTTTTCCCCGATCGCCGCGCGGTCGGCGTGCCCGCGCGCGGCATCATTGTCGGCGGCGGCAGCTTCCACTGCTCAAGCCAGCAGCTTCCGGCCTAGTATCGGGCACGAAGCCCCTTATATTCCGGCTCGATTCTAAGCTCACCACGGACCCGCCCATGACCCGCACCATCACCGTCGCCGCGTTGCAGCTTCCCCTGCCCGGCCACGTCCAGCCCAATATCGACGCCGTTACCGCGCTCGTCGAGGAAGCGGCGGCAAAAGGCGCGCAGATCGTCCTGCCCCCCGAACTCTTCGAAGGCCCCTATTTCTGTCAGGTCGAAGAAGAAGCGCTGTTTGCGACGGCACGGCCGACCGCGGAACACCCCAGCGTTATCGCGATGCAGGCGCTCGCCGCAAAGCTGAAGGTCGCTATCCCGACCAGCTTCTTCGAGCGCGACGGGCACCATTATTACAACACGCTCGCGATGATCGGCCCCGACGGCGCGATCATGGGCACGTATCGCAAGAGTCACATTCCCGACGGTCCGGGGTATGAAGAGAAATATTATTTCCGCCCCGGCAACACCGGCTTCAAGGTCT is a genomic window containing:
- a CDS encoding agmatine deiminase family protein, giving the protein MTHRMPAEWAPHDAVWIGFPHMVDEWSGQIDAARRDIAAFANAVHDGGRGEKVHLLVRDHDNADIAETLVDEGVQLFVVPFGDIWLRDTGPIIVGAGTRREARNFDFNWWGNKFVMPGDREVGAILAAHANLPTQHLDWVLEGGGIDVDGTGLCVTTEECLLNTNRNPALTHEDIAARLHQSLGIDRILWLGNGLVGDHTDGHVDNLARFVGEGRLALPVAAGSDDPNAHIYADARARAAAFGGIEIVDLPSPGRVEIDGEIAAASYMNFYIGNSTVAVPTYGVPNDQAAVETLSALFPDRRAVGVPARGIIVGGGSFHCSSQQLPA